One part of the Cyanobacteriota bacterium genome encodes these proteins:
- a CDS encoding phosphate-starvation-inducible PsiE family protein, which produces MRRMRRALTSEGDQQFLHLVDSLQGLVAKVLSLGLILVILVAVYELLVFLVTKIFLEQPFGLSGLPLVELFGLFLNILIALELLENIAGYLKKHVVQVELVIVTALIAVARKIIVLDLEKFSAQEVIALAVAIICLSIGYWIIRYTMHQD; this is translated from the coding sequence TTGCGCCGAATGAGACGAGCGTTAACTAGTGAGGGTGATCAACAATTTCTCCACTTGGTGGATAGTTTACAGGGCTTGGTTGCCAAAGTGCTGTCTCTGGGGCTAATTCTTGTCATCCTAGTGGCAGTGTATGAATTGCTGGTGTTCTTGGTCACCAAGATCTTCCTAGAGCAGCCCTTCGGACTTTCTGGATTACCACTAGTTGAGCTATTCGGACTGTTCCTCAACATTTTGATTGCTCTGGAACTACTAGAAAACATTGCAGGCTATCTGAAAAAACATGTCGTACAGGTAGAACTGGTGATCGTTACGGCTCTGATTGCTGTAGCCCGCAAGATCATCGTGCTGGATTTAGAAAAGTTTTCAGCACAGGAGGTGATTGCCTTGGCTGTCGCTATTATTTGCCTCAGTATCGGGTACTGGATTATTCGCTACACAATGCATCAAGACTGA
- the hslO gene encoding Hsp33 family molecular chaperone HslO translates to MADRLIRAVAADGGIRAVGAITTRLTEEARCRHRLSYVATAALGRAMAAGLLLASNMKRLGSRVNLRIDGGGPLGKVLVDAGLDGTARGYVEHPQVELPSTAEGKLDVGRAIGSRGYLHVVRDVGYGYPYSSTVELVSGEVGEDVTYYLASSEQTPSAMMLGVFVGAEGVTAAGGILIQILPKASENEALVEILESRLTALTGFTPLLRSGNDLPEIFETILGGLDLHIMPETQLLRFHCGCSFERVLGALKLLGVDELQDMIDKDNGAEATCHFCNEVYQADRDHLTQLVGELQAERLR, encoded by the coding sequence ATGGCAGATCGACTAATTCGAGCCGTGGCAGCCGACGGCGGCATTCGGGCTGTAGGCGCGATTACAACTCGGCTAACAGAGGAGGCTCGCTGTCGGCATCGCCTTTCCTATGTAGCAACTGCGGCCCTAGGGCGAGCAATGGCGGCTGGACTGCTGTTAGCATCCAACATGAAGCGGCTTGGTTCGCGTGTGAATCTACGCATCGATGGCGGTGGCCCACTGGGCAAGGTGCTTGTCGATGCTGGATTGGATGGCACTGCTAGAGGCTATGTCGAGCATCCACAAGTGGAATTACCGTCTACGGCTGAAGGCAAGCTAGACGTAGGGCGAGCGATCGGCTCTAGGGGCTATCTGCACGTGGTGCGGGATGTAGGCTATGGCTATCCCTATTCCAGCACGGTGGAGCTAGTGTCGGGTGAAGTTGGTGAGGATGTCACCTATTACCTAGCTAGCTCAGAGCAAACTCCGTCAGCCATGATGTTAGGAGTGTTTGTTGGGGCTGAAGGAGTTACGGCTGCGGGGGGAATTTTGATTCAAATCCTGCCCAAAGCCTCAGAGAATGAAGCATTAGTGGAAATATTGGAATCTCGACTCACAGCACTAACTGGCTTTACACCCCTGTTGCGCTCAGGTAACGACCTGCCTGAAATCTTTGAGACTATTCTCGGTGGTTTAGATTTACACATCATGCCTGAGACCCAATTGCTGCGGTTTCACTGTGGCTGTTCCTTTGAGCGGGTTTTGGGTGCCCTGAAGCTGCTTGGTGTCGATGAGTTGCAAGATATGATTGACAAGGACAACGGTGCTGAAGCCACCTGTCACTTTTGTAATGAGGTATACCAGGCCGATCGTGATCACCTGACACAGTTAGTCGGAGAGTTGCAAGCAGAACGCTTGCGCTGA